The genomic window GTGCAAGGAAGACGGCATGGTCTTCGACGACGGCGTGACCGCGTGCCTGGCGGACAACCACTTCGTCATGACCACCACCACCGGCGGCGCCGCCCGCGTCATGGAGTGGCTGGAGCTGTACCACCAGACCGAGTGGCCGGAGCTGAAGGTGTACTTCACCTCGGTCACCGACCACTGGGCCACCCTCACCCTGTCCGGCCCCAACAGCCGCAAGCTGCTGGCCGAGGTCACCGACATCGACCTGGACAAGGACGCCTTCCCCTTCATGACCTGGAAGGAAGGCAAGGTCGCCGGCGTACCGGCGCGGGTGTTCCGCATCTCCTTCACCGGCGAGCTGTCGTACGAGGTGAACATCCAGGCCAACTACGCCATGGGTGTGCTGGAGGCCATCGTCGCCGCCGGCGCCAAGTACAACCTGACGCCATACGGCACCGAGACCATGCACGTCCTGCGCGCCGAGAAGGGCTTCATCATCGTCGGCCAGGACACCGACGCCTCGGTCACCCCGGACGACCTGAACATGGGGTGGGCGGTGGGTCGCACCAAGCCCTTCTCCTGGATCGGCTGGCGCGGCATGAACCGCGCCGACTGCCAGCGCGAGGACCGCAAGCAGCTGGTCGGCCTGAAACCCACCAACCCGATGGATGTGCTGCCCGAGGGCGCGCAGCTGCTGTTCACCCCGCAGCACACGGTCCCGGCGACCATGGTCGGCCACGTCACCTCCAGCTACATGAGCAGCACCCTGGGCTACAGCTTTGCCCTGGCGGTGGTGAAGGGCGGCATCAAGCGCCTGGGCGAGAAGGTCTACGCCCCGCTGGCGGACGGCCGCGTGATCGAGGCGGAGATCTGCAGCTCGGTGTTCTACGACCCGAAAGGCGAGCGGCAGAACGTGGATTGATTCGGAGCTGCCGGCTGCCCTCACCCTAACCCTCTCCCAGGGGGAGAGGGGACAGGTCGGAGCCGTCGGCGAGCACGACACTCACAGCACACTCAGCTCGGCCCCCTCTCCCTCGGGAGAGGGCTGGGGTGAGGGGAAACAGGCGATAAGCGCCCCCAAGGTGAACAGAACATGAGCAAAGCCAATCTCTACCAGCAACGCCCCGCAGACGGCATCCAGGCCGAATCGCCCCTGCACCACGCCGAGCTGGACAAGCTCGCCGCGCGCAAGGTGGCCAACGCCGGCGTGACCCTGCGCGAGAAGAAATTCCTCGGCCACCTGACCCTGCGCGGCGACGCCCACGACCCGGCCTTCGCCGACGGCGTGCACAGGGCGCTGGGCCTGGAGCTGCCGGTGGCCCTGGGCCTGGTGGCCAAGGGCGAGACCTCGCTGCAATGGCTCGGCCCGGACGAATGGCTGCTGATCGTCCCCGGCGGCGAGGAGTTCGCCGTCGAGCAGCGCCTGCGCGAAGCGCTGGGCGAGGACCTGCACTATGCCGTGGTCAACGTCAGCGGCGGCCAGACCCTGCTGCAGCTCGAAGGCGCCAAGGTCCGCGAAGTCCTGATGAAGTCCACCGGCTACGACGTGCACCCGAGCAACTTCCCGGTGGGCAAGGCGGTGGGCACCCACTTCGCCAAGTCCCAGCTGGTGATCCGCCATACCGGCGAGCACACCTGGGAACTGGTGGTGCGCCGCAGCTTCTCCGATTACTTCTGGCTGTGGCTGCAGGACGCCTGCGCCGAGTACGGCCTGCAGGTCGCCGCGTAAGCGGTGCTTCCTCCCCCTCTCCCGCTGGGAGAGGGCCGGGGTGAGGCAAGCCCCACCCCAACCTCTTGGACAAGAGGAAACCTCCGGAGCCAGACCATGAGCCGCACCCCCGATACCTGGATCCTCACCGCCGACAGCCCGAGCCTGCTGGGCACGGTGGACGTGGTGACGCGCTACCTGTTCGAGCAGCGCTGCTACGTCACCGAGCACCACTCCTTCGACGACCGCCTGGCGCAGCGTTTCTTCATCCGCATCGAATTCCGCGCCGGCGACGGCTTCGACGAGGCGGCCTTCCGCGCCGGCCTCGCCGACCGCGTCTCGCCCTTCCAGATGAACGTCGAGCTGACTCCGCCGGGCTACCGCAGCAAGGTGGTGATCATGGTCTCCAAGGCCGACCACTGCCTGAACGACCTGCTCTACCGCCAGCGCATCGGCCAGTTGCCGATGGACGTGGTGGCGGTGGTCTCCAACCACCCGGACCTGGAACCCCTGGCGCGCTGGCACGGCATCCCCTACCACCACTTCGCCCTGGACCCCAACGACAAGGGCGCGCAGGAGGCGAAGGTCTGGCAGGTGATCGAGCAGACCGGCGCCGAGCTGGTGATCCTCGCCCGCTACATGCAGGTGCTGTCCCCCGAGCTGTGCCGCCGCCTGGACGGCTGGGCGATCAACATCCACCACTCGCTGCTGCCCGGCTTCAAGGGCGCCAAGCCCTATCACCAGGCCTACCAGAAGGGCGTGAAGCTGGTCGGCGCCACCGCCCACTACATCAACAACGACCTCGACGAGGGGCCGATCATCGCCCAGGGCGTCGAGCCGGTGGACCACTCCCACTACCCCGAGGACCTGATCGCCAAGGGCCGCGACGTGGAATGCCTGACCCTGGCCAAGGCCGTGGGCTACCACATCGAGAAGCGCGTGTTCCTGAATGCCAACCGGACGGTGGTGCTGTAACGGCGCCGCTCCCGTAGGGCGCATAACGCCACAGGCGTTATCCGCCGTGACACACCGAACGGCGGATGGATGGAGCTCATCCGCCCTACGTTCCGGTAGGAGTGGGGCGCTCGCCGAAGGGCACCCTCTCCCCAGCCCTCTCCCTGAAGGGAGAGGGAGCAAGAGCAGTGCGGAGTCGCCGGATGTCACGGTATTCCCTCCACACACGGATATCCCCTCTCCCGCTTGCGGGAGAGGGTTAGGGAGAGGGGCTCTTGAAAGCCCCCGCTCCCAACCACCGAGCAACACCGACAGACCCGCCGGCTGCCAGCAGTACTTCCGGCCCTGTCGCGCAACACACGACATCCCAGTGCAAAACCGCGAGCCGCAAGGCCCGCCTTTGTACCCACAAACACAATGAGGAATGCGTATGTCTGGCAATCGTGGTGTGGTTTATCTCGGCCCGGGCAAGGTCGAAGTTCAGAACATCCCCTATCCGAAAATGCAGGACCCGCAGGGCAAGCAGATCGACCACGGGGTGATCCTGCGCGTGGTCTCCACCAACATCTGCGGCTCCGACCAGCACATGGTCCGCGGCCGCACCACCGCGCCGGAAGGCCTGGTGCTGGGCCACGAGATCACCGGCGAGGTGGTGGAGATCGGCCGTGGCGTGGAAACCATGAAGATCGGCGACCTGGTCTCGGTGCCGTTCAACGTCGCCTGCGGCCACTGCCGCACCTGCAAGGAGCAGCACACCGGCGTCTGCCTGACGGTCAACCCGGCGCGCGCCGGCGGCGCCTACGGCTATGTCGACATGGGCGGCTGGGTCGGCGGCCAGGCCGAGTACGTGATGGTCCCCTACGCCGACTTCAACCTGCTGAAGCTGCCCAACCGCGAACTGGCGATGGAGAAGATCCGCGACCTGACCTGCCTTTCCGACATCCTGCCCACCGGCTACCACGGCGCCGTCACCGCGGGCGTTGGCCCGGGCAGCACCGTCTACATCGCCGGCGCCGGTCCCGTCGGCCTCGCCGCTGCCGCCTCGGCCCGCCTGCTGGGCGCCGCCGTGGTGATCGTCGGTGACGTCAACCCGACCCGCCTGGCCCACGCCAAGGCCCAGGGCTTCGAGATCGCCGACCTGTCCAAGGACACCCCGCTGCACGAGCAGATCGCCGATCTGCTGGGCGAGCCGGAAGTGGACTGCGCGGTGGACGCGGTGGGCTTCGAGGCCCGTGGCCACGGCCACTCGGGGTCGCAGCACGAGGCGCCGGCCACCGTGCTGAACTCGCTGATGGGCGTGGTGCGGGTCGCCGGCAAGATCGGCATCCCGGGCCTGTACGTCACCGAGGACCCGGGCGCGGTGGACGCGGCCGCCAAGCAGGGCTCGCTGAGCATCCGCTTCGGCCTGGGCTGGGCCAAGTCGCACAGCTTCCACACCGGCCAGACCCCGGTGATGAAGTACAACCGCCAGCTGATGCAGGCCATCATGTGGGATCGCATCAAGATCGCCGACGTGGTCGGGGTGGAAGTCATCACCCTGGACGACGCGCCCAAGGGCTATGGCGAGTTCGATGCCGGCGTGCCGAAGAAATTCGTCATCGACCCGCACAACCTGTTCCGCGCCGCCTGACGGCGCACCCGCCCCCCGGCCGCGGCTCCACTTCCGCGGCCGTCTCTCCAGGGGAGCCGCAAGGCTCCCTTTTTTTCTGCCCCGCCAATTGGCACGGCCTACCCCCGTAGGAGCGGACCTTGTCCGCGAAATCCATCGCGGCGGAGTCTCTCTCTGCAGGGGGTCGCCAGGCGCTGCGCCCGTCCTGAAAATATTCATCCGGCAACGACTGAGCAATGGCGAAGATTCGCGGACAAGGTCCGCTCCTACGAGAGCCGCGCCCTCCGGGGACGACGCCCAAGGGTTCGCACCGAGATCAGTTCGTAGGATGGGTGGAGCGCAGCGATACCCATGCGGAGGTGCCGAGGATTGATGGGTATCGCTTCGCTCCACGCCATCCTACAAATGCAATCAGCCCGTAGGGCGGAAACCGCCGTGACTTGGCGGGATTCAGCCCAGCAGCTTCTCCGCCATCCGCGCCAGTGCCTGGCGCTGGAAGGCGCGGAAGTCCGCGTCGGGCTGCTGGCCTTCGAGCATCGGCAGGAAGGGGTCGACCACGTCGGTGCGCACGCCGGCCATTTCCTCGATCACCGCGTGGCCGCAGAACGGCACGTAGGCTTCGGCGTAACCGCCCTCGTGCACCACCACCAGCCGACCGTCGCACAGGCGTTCGGCGGCATCGCGCACGGCGGCGGTCATGAAGCGGAAGGTCTCGCTGTGGGCGAGCATGCGCGCCAGCGGGTCCACGCCGTTGGCGTCGAAGCCGCTGGCGACCACGATCAGCTCGGGGCCAAAGCGCTCCAGCGCCGGCACGATGATGGTCTCCATGGCCACGCGGTAGGCGTCGTCGCCGCTGCCCGGATAGAGCGGCACGTTGAGGTTGTAGCCCTTGCCCGCGCCCTCGCCGATGTCGTGCACCGCACCGGTGCCGGTGGGGTAGCAGTCGGCCTGGTGGATCGACAGGGTCAGCACGTCGTCGCGGCCGTAGAAGATCGCCTCGGTGCCGTTGCCGTGGTGCACGTCCCAGTCCAGCACCGCGACGCGCCGGATGCCGTGGCGCGCCTTGGCCGTCTCCACCGCCACGGCGATGTTCGCCAGGTAGCAGAAGCCCATGCCGCGATCCGGCAGGCAATGGTGGCCCGGCGGGCGGGACAGCGCGTAGGCGTTGTCCAGCTCGCCGCGCAGCACCGCCTCCACCGCGGCGATGGTCAGGCCGGCGGACTGCCGGGCGATGTCGTAGGTGCCATGGCTGACCATGGTCTCCTCGCCCATGTCGCCGTGGCCCGCTTCGCTGTAGGCCTTGAAGCGCTCCAGGTAGCTGGCCGGGTGTACCCGCCGCAGGTCTTCCTCGCTGGCCAGCGGCGCGCTGGAGAGGCGCAGCCGGCTGCTCAGGCCGGAGACGTCCATCAGGCTTTTCAGCCGGCGCTTGCTCTCCGGCGACTCGGCGTGGCCCGCGCCCACCGGCGGCTGCAGCCAGCCACCGACGGGCAGGATCAGCGCGTGCAGCCCGGTCGCGTGCCAGAAGCAGCGTTCGTCGAAGAAGAACCCGGTACGGCGGCTCATGCGCGGGCCGCCTTCAGGCTGCGCTGGCGGTTGCGGCTGAACAGCCAGTAGATCGGCGAGACCACGCCCAGGCCGACGACCCAGGAGATGTCCGCGCCGTTCATGGCCTGCGCGGCGGCGCCGGTGTAGAGCGCGGTGGACATGAACGGCACCTGCACCAGGATACCGAGGATGTAGCAGTTCACTGCGGTCCAGTTGAAGGTGCCGTAGATGCCGCCGTCGCGGCGGAAGAACGACAGCACGTCGTACTCGCCGTGGGCCACCAGGTAGTAGTCGACCAGGTTGATCGCGCTCCAGGGCACCAGCACGTAGAGCAGCAGCAGGATGAAGTTGGTGTAGTTGGCCATGAAGTTATCCTGGCCGAGCAGCGCGATGGCCAGCGAACCGCCGAACAGCACCAGGGCGATCACGGCGCGCCAGCCGGCCTTGGCCGACCACGCCGGGATCAGCGTCTGGCCCACGGTGATGGCCGACAGGGTGCCGCAGTACAGGTTCATCGAGTTGGTGGCGGCGATACCGATGGAGAACACCGCGACCATGATGGCGCTGAAGCCGCCGGTCATCTCGATCAGGCCGGCGATGACGTCGCCCTCGCCCACCGACAGGCCGACCAGCACACCCAGCAGCATCGGCAGGATCGAGCCCAGGCAGCAGCCCCAGTAGCTCGACCAGAACGCCGTGCGCGCGCCGGTGCCCTGCGGCATGTAGCGCGAGTAGTCGGAAACGTAGGGCGCGTACGCCAGCTGCCAGAGCGCGGCGATCGACAGCGCGCCGAGGAAGCCGGGGATGTTGTTCTCGTTGCGCTGCAGCAGGTCCGCCGGCAGGCCGTGGACGAACACCAGCCAGACGAAGCTGACCAGCAGCACCGCGCCGGAGAGCCAGGACATGAGGCGGGTGTAGCCGTGGATCAGGCGGTAGCCGAACACCGTGGCGATCACGCTGATGGCGCCCACCAGCAGGATGCCGGTGTTGGTGCCGATCGCCTCGAAGCGCGCGTGCAGCGCCTGGCCGCCGAGCACCAGGTTGGAGGCGAAGAAGCCCAGGTACATGATCACCACCAGGGCGACCACCAGCAGGGAGCCGAAGGAGCCGAACTGGCCGCGGGTCTGCACCATCTGCGGTACGCCCAGTTGCGGGCCCTGGGCCGAGTGCAGGGCCATGAACACGCCACCCACCAGGTTGCCGAGCACCAGCGCCAGCACGGCGGCGAAGAACGGCAGCTTGAACACGGTGACCGCCAGGGCGCCGGTGACCACGGTCAGCAGCATGATGTTGCTGCCGAACCAGATGGTGAAGAGGTCGCGGGCGCGGCCGTGTCGTTCGTGCGCAGCGATGGGCTGGATGGTGCTCAGCTCCAGCGTCGCCGCCTGGTTTTGCGTCGTTGTCATTGTGTTTCTCACGCGTCGTTGGCAAGGCAGGCCCGGCGCGAACGCCGGGCGTGGATCAGAAGCGGATCAGCGGGCGGCCCAGGCGTTGAAGCGCTGCTCGAGCTCTTCGCCGTGGTCGACCCAGAAGGCCGCGTCCACCGAGCGGGCGCCGTCGAGGTTGGCCGGCGCGGTGGGCAGCGCGTCGCGCACGTCCGCCGGCAGCAGCTCCAGCGTGCCCTTGTGCACCGGGCCGTAGGGGATGTTCTCGGAGAAGGTCTTCTGGGTTTGCGGCTGGCTGGCGAAGGCGATGAACTTCTCGGCCAGCGCCTTGTTCGGCGTGCCTTTCACCACGGCCCAGTATTCCGGGTCGTACAGGCTGCCCGGCCAGACGATGCCCAGCTTCACGCCTTCCTTCTGCGCGGCGGCAATGCGGCCGTTGTAGGCGGCGCTCATCACCACGTCGCCGGCGGCCAGCCACTGCGGCGGCTGCGCGCCGGCTTCCCACCACTGGATGTTGGCCTTGAGCTGGTCGAGCTTGGCGAAGGCGCGGTCGACGCCCTCCTTCGTACCCAGCACCGTGTAGAGGTCGGCGGGCTTCACGCCGTCGGCCAGCAGGGCGATTTCCAGGGTGTACTTGGCGCCCTTGCGCAGCCCGCGCTTGCCCGGGTATTCGGCGGTGTTCCAGAAGTCGGCCCAGGACTGCGGGGCCTTGGCGACCTTGGCGCCGTTGTAGGCCATGACCATGGACCAGACATAGGTGGCCACGCCGCACTCGCTGAGGGTGCCGGGGACGAAGTTCTTCTCCTCGCCGATGGCCGCCGGGTCGATGCGCTCGAACAGACCTTCCTCGCAGCCGCGCAGCAGCTCGGGGCTTTCCACCTCGACCACGTCCCAGGTGACCTTG from Pseudomonas sp. GCEP-101 includes these protein-coding regions:
- a CDS encoding sarcosine oxidase subunit gamma yields the protein MSKANLYQQRPADGIQAESPLHHAELDKLAARKVANAGVTLREKKFLGHLTLRGDAHDPAFADGVHRALGLELPVALGLVAKGETSLQWLGPDEWLLIVPGGEEFAVEQRLREALGEDLHYAVVNVSGGQTLLQLEGAKVREVLMKSTGYDVHPSNFPVGKAVGTHFAKSQLVIRHTGEHTWELVVRRSFSDYFWLWLQDACAEYGLQVAA
- a CDS encoding formyltetrahydrofolate deformylase, which codes for MSRTPDTWILTADSPSLLGTVDVVTRYLFEQRCYVTEHHSFDDRLAQRFFIRIEFRAGDGFDEAAFRAGLADRVSPFQMNVELTPPGYRSKVVIMVSKADHCLNDLLYRQRIGQLPMDVVAVVSNHPDLEPLARWHGIPYHHFALDPNDKGAQEAKVWQVIEQTGAELVILARYMQVLSPELCRRLDGWAINIHHSLLPGFKGAKPYHQAYQKGVKLVGATAHYINNDLDEGPIIAQGVEPVDHSHYPEDLIAKGRDVECLTLAKAVGYHIEKRVFLNANRTVVL
- a CDS encoding class II histone deacetylase is translated as MSRRTGFFFDERCFWHATGLHALILPVGGWLQPPVGAGHAESPESKRRLKSLMDVSGLSSRLRLSSAPLASEEDLRRVHPASYLERFKAYSEAGHGDMGEETMVSHGTYDIARQSAGLTIAAVEAVLRGELDNAYALSRPPGHHCLPDRGMGFCYLANIAVAVETAKARHGIRRVAVLDWDVHHGNGTEAIFYGRDDVLTLSIHQADCYPTGTGAVHDIGEGAGKGYNLNVPLYPGSGDDAYRVAMETIIVPALERFGPELIVVASGFDANGVDPLARMLAHSETFRFMTAAVRDAAERLCDGRLVVVHEGGYAEAYVPFCGHAVIEEMAGVRTDVVDPFLPMLEGQQPDADFRAFQRQALARMAEKLLG
- a CDS encoding purine-cytosine permease family protein gives rise to the protein MTTTQNQAATLELSTIQPIAAHERHGRARDLFTIWFGSNIMLLTVVTGALAVTVFKLPFFAAVLALVLGNLVGGVFMALHSAQGPQLGVPQMVQTRGQFGSFGSLLVVALVVIMYLGFFASNLVLGGQALHARFEAIGTNTGILLVGAISVIATVFGYRLIHGYTRLMSWLSGAVLLVSFVWLVFVHGLPADLLQRNENNIPGFLGALSIAALWQLAYAPYVSDYSRYMPQGTGARTAFWSSYWGCCLGSILPMLLGVLVGLSVGEGDVIAGLIEMTGGFSAIMVAVFSIGIAATNSMNLYCGTLSAITVGQTLIPAWSAKAGWRAVIALVLFGGSLAIALLGQDNFMANYTNFILLLLYVLVPWSAINLVDYYLVAHGEYDVLSFFRRDGGIYGTFNWTAVNCYILGILVQVPFMSTALYTGAAAQAMNGADISWVVGLGVVSPIYWLFSRNRQRSLKAARA
- a CDS encoding ABC transporter substrate-binding protein — protein: MSLLTRISITCALAAAVGSANAQSQSITVISFGGATKAAQEQAYFKPFEASGAGKIVAGEYNGEMAKVKAMVDVGKVTWDVVEVESPELLRGCEEGLFERIDPAAIGEEKNFVPGTLSECGVATYVWSMVMAYNGAKVAKAPQSWADFWNTAEYPGKRGLRKGAKYTLEIALLADGVKPADLYTVLGTKEGVDRAFAKLDQLKANIQWWEAGAQPPQWLAAGDVVMSAAYNGRIAAAQKEGVKLGIVWPGSLYDPEYWAVVKGTPNKALAEKFIAFASQPQTQKTFSENIPYGPVHKGTLELLPADVRDALPTAPANLDGARSVDAAFWVDHGEELEQRFNAWAAR
- the fdhA gene encoding formaldehyde dehydrogenase, glutathione-independent, with protein sequence MSGNRGVVYLGPGKVEVQNIPYPKMQDPQGKQIDHGVILRVVSTNICGSDQHMVRGRTTAPEGLVLGHEITGEVVEIGRGVETMKIGDLVSVPFNVACGHCRTCKEQHTGVCLTVNPARAGGAYGYVDMGGWVGGQAEYVMVPYADFNLLKLPNRELAMEKIRDLTCLSDILPTGYHGAVTAGVGPGSTVYIAGAGPVGLAAAASARLLGAAVVIVGDVNPTRLAHAKAQGFEIADLSKDTPLHEQIADLLGEPEVDCAVDAVGFEARGHGHSGSQHEAPATVLNSLMGVVRVAGKIGIPGLYVTEDPGAVDAAAKQGSLSIRFGLGWAKSHSFHTGQTPVMKYNRQLMQAIMWDRIKIADVVGVEVITLDDAPKGYGEFDAGVPKKFVIDPHNLFRAA